In one window of Streptomyces sp. NBC_01224 DNA:
- a CDS encoding transposase: MKHYPAEFKADAVALYRSRPGATIKSVATDLGVNTETLRNWIRAADGRRSGAHSTPATASRPEGDGVQAELAVARKRICELEEERDILRKAARYFAGETRW; the protein is encoded by the coding sequence ATGAAGCACTACCCCGCCGAGTTCAAGGCGGACGCGGTCGCGTTGTACCGGTCCCGTCCAGGAGCGACGATCAAGTCGGTCGCCACCGACCTTGGAGTGAACACCGAGACGCTGCGGAACTGGATCCGGGCCGCTGACGGACGCCGGTCCGGCGCTCACTCCACACCTGCGACGGCGTCGCGGCCTGAGGGTGACGGGGTTCAGGCGGAGCTGGCCGTCGCGAGGAAGAGGATCTGCGAGCTGGAGGAGGAGCGGGACATCCTCCGCAAGGCAGCCCGGTATTTCGCGGGAGAGACGCGCTGGTGA